Below is a window of Salvelinus sp. IW2-2015 linkage group LG11, ASM291031v2, whole genome shotgun sequence DNA.
TCTGTATGAGGTCAGCAAAGCTGTTGTCCCCCAGTACCAGAGGTTGTCTGTTCCGTCCCCGCGTCAGCAGCGATGTGGTCCAGTCCTCAGGGTCATTGGCCTCGAATGAGGTCCAGCTCTCCAGGGATGCGTCTGATGTGGATTTGGGTCGGACCCGGCCACTGGGGGCCAGGTTGGTGCGGAGGCAGGCAGAGGAGGACACCCGTACATTCCTGGTCCTCCTGAGCACCACGCCCTCGTCCTGCCAGGAGGCCTCAGAGTAGCCAGAGTCAAACTCCAGACTTTTCTCACTACTGGGGGAGGTCAGACCCAGGCCAAGGCCCAGACCCAGCCGGCTGcctgcatcctcctcctcctccagaggACTGGCCAGACAGCAGGCTGAGTCGTAGGTGCTGGCCGTACTGGCGTCAGAGATRCGCAGGCGGGTACGGCGCTCCAGCTGAAGTGCCCTCTGATGGCAGGCTCGTGCCACTGCAGAGCGGTGGGCAGGGGTGATTGCAGGGGCAGCAGCAGGGCAGGTCCTTCTCAAGTGCTTCAGGTCCTGCAGGGACCTCATCATGTAGTGCATCTGGTCCCGCAGGCAGCCTCCAGAGTCACGCAGACACAGCTGGGAGGGACAGAGAGTACACAGAGTCAGACACAGGCTggtacacacacactatgacaCATTACTATgttggttgttccactggatatcataaggtgaatgcaccaatttgtaagtcgctctggataagagcgtctgc
It encodes the following:
- the LOC111970118 gene encoding PAK4-inhibitor inka1, with the protein product MLCLRDSGGCLRDQMHYMMRSLQDLKHLRRTCPAAAPAITPAHRSAVARACHQRALQLERRTRLRISDASTASTYDSACCLASPLEEEEDAGSRLGLGLGLGLTSPSSEKSLEFDSGYSEASWQDEGVVLRRTRNVRVSSSACLRTNLAPSGRVRPKSTSDASLESWTSFEANDPEDWTTSLLTRGRNRQPLVLGDNSFADLIQNWMXLPDFPEPVELKPSSGCRLARCFLVNMRRKIAGMSKSVEERVRMRSSDSSSHVSRTAMAPKRLSCPLGVQXPAPRQSPFFHQSHSGLHDLDTDFYQFTALMKTGSRQPIICNDIIGYI